In Leptospira congkakensis, the DNA window GGCACCTTCTGCTGACATAATGGGCAAAGTTTCGATCGGCGAAGAGTCGTCTATTTGGTTCCAATGCGTACTCCGTGGTGACGTAAATACCATCACCATTGGCAAACATGTGAACATCCAAGACATGACTTTGGTACATGTGGCAAGAGATCTGTTTCCCGTCACCATCGGGGATTATGTATCCATCGGCCATCATGCCACCATCCATGGTTGTGTTTTGCGGGATCATAGTTTTGTGGGGATGGGAGCCATGCTTATGGATGATGTGGAGATTGGGGAATGGTCTTTTGTGGGCGCCGGTTCCCTCGTTCCTCCTGGGAAAAAAATCCCGCCAGGAGTTCTCATTATGGGTAGTCCTGCCAAAATCATCCGCGACATCACAGACAAGGATCGGGAAATCATCACCCGCACCGCAAACAACTACGCGAAGTATAAAGAAAACTATCGCAGTGAAGGCATTGGGGGCACATCCCTTTCCTAACGGAAAGGGACCGCGCTATCCGCTCCAATCTTATCGCATCCTGCGATAAGGATTTCCGCTTCTATCCCTTGTGCGGGAACGAATTTTCATCATAGATTCCCTTGGTTTGGTTTTATAACGATCACCTAACTTAGTATTGAGTATATTCTAAGAGAGGAAGTCAATAGAAACTTGGTTGTCTGATTTTTGTTTCTATAAGATTCCATAATGATCTAAATGGATGAATATATCTTTTTGTACGAGTCCAAAAAATCCATGGAAAACAAGAAAGGGGGCATAGGGGTATAAAACAAATATTGAACTTCTGCCTAACCAGAAACTTGAAAACAGG includes these proteins:
- a CDS encoding gamma carbonic anhydrase family protein, giving the protein MIRSFQGHTPSIHPTAWVAPSADIMGKVSIGEESSIWFQCVLRGDVNTITIGKHVNIQDMTLVHVARDLFPVTIGDYVSIGHHATIHGCVLRDHSFVGMGAMLMDDVEIGEWSFVGAGSLVPPGKKIPPGVLIMGSPAKIIRDITDKDREIITRTANNYAKYKENYRSEGIGGTSLS